Within Chelatococcus sp. HY11, the genomic segment CTGCGGCTTCAATATTCTTTCCAAAGCTTCCGGCCGTAACCAGGCAATAGCCGACTGCTGCCCCAGAAGCAGGCGGGGCCGCTCATGTAATCGCAGATGAACAGGATGCTCGCTTCCTTGGCGAGAGCCAGATGCGAGACGCTTAGTTTCTAGAAAAATATCGCAATACAGATCCGAACTTAAATATAAGGGGAGCGTATCCATGAAATGGAGCTTTGGAAAAACCGTCGTCAAAAGTGTGATGATGGTTGCCGCTTGCGCGCTGAGTACGGCCGCGATGGCACAACAAAAGGAGCTTATCCTTAGCGGCTTTGGCGGCGCCTATGACGAGGCGATGGCCGCAAGCGTCAAATCCTTCGAGCAGGAAAACGGAGTCAAGGTCACCATTGTTGCCGGCTCGGGCGCGAACAATATTGCGCGCGTCCGCAACAAGGAAGTCGACGTTATTGTTTCCGACCCGGTATTCGCCCTGCGTATGGAAGCGGAAAAGGCCTTCTCGCCGCTCGATCCCAATCTCGTTCCCAATCTGAAGACCCTTTATCCGAACGCCATCTACTCTGACGCAGTGGTCGCGGCGAACTTCGGCGCCTACGTGATTGCTTATAATCCCGCTGAAGTTAAGGCCCCGGAATCCTGGTACGATCTGGCAAAGCCCGAATACAAGGGCCGGGTTGCTCTCCGGGGGTTCCGCCCGGAAAACATCGACCTGATTACCCTCTTCGCGAAGCGCGCCGGCGGCAGCGAGCGCAATCCGGATGCCGGCTTCGCCGAACTGGCGAAGATCGCCAAGAACATCGACGTCTGGGTCGATGCCCATGCCAACCATCTTGAACTTTATCGCAATAACCAGATTTCGATGAGCGTGTGGACCGACGGTCGCATTGCCTGGGCGCGCAATACGGAAGGCCTCAAGATCGAAGGTGTCATTCCGAAGGAGGGCTTTTTCCCTCTGTCCTCGACGCTCAGCGTCGTCGCGGGACGGCCGAATGGCGAACTGGCTCAGAAACTCGTGAACCACCTGCTCAGTCCGGCCTCTGGCCTCAACATGGCATCGCGCCTTGGATATTTCCCGACAAACCGCGAAGCCA encodes:
- a CDS encoding ABC transporter substrate-binding protein, which encodes MKWSFGKTVVKSVMMVAACALSTAAMAQQKELILSGFGGAYDEAMAASVKSFEQENGVKVTIVAGSGANNIARVRNKEVDVIVSDPVFALRMEAEKAFSPLDPNLVPNLKTLYPNAIYSDAVVAANFGAYVIAYNPAEVKAPESWYDLAKPEYKGRVALRGFRPENIDLITLFAKRAGGSERNPDAGFAELAKIAKNIDVWVDAHANHLELYRNNQISMSVWTDGRIAWARNTEGLKIEGVIPKEGFFPLSSTLSVVAGRPNGELAQKLVNHLLSPASGLNMASRLGYFPTNREAKLPPEIQAKIMITPDNVKDLQSADWKYIVSVYDKWQQRWEREVQR